In Paenibacillus sp. J23TS9, a single genomic region encodes these proteins:
- the tyrS gene encoding tyrosine--tRNA ligase: MKWEDLSPLQQQLVEKQLAVISRGTVDTIPEEELKKKLMKSVVTGEPLRVKLGLDPSAPDIHVGHTVVLHKLRQFQELGHEVQLIIGDFTGRIGDPTGKSETRKQLTEEDVKLNAETYQKQIFKILDADKTRVYYNSEWLSPMTFADVINLGAKVTVARMLERDDFQKRYSNGLPISIHEFFYPLMQGMDSVALKTDIELGGTDQTFNLLMGRTLQKEYSAEAQIAVTLPLLEGLDGVQKMSKSLGNYIGIDEEPNEIYGKAMSVPDELMLKYYELATDLTNEELSELKQGLNDGNIHPRDAKMRLAATFVRMYHGTEAAGAAQQHFVTVFQQRALPEDIEEHVISAGEFENGKIRLIRLLTLLGFAVSNADARRSIQQGAVRLNEVKLEDPNAEVALQDGDVIQSGKRKFAKIKLG, from the coding sequence ATGAAGTGGGAAGATTTATCACCACTGCAGCAGCAATTGGTTGAAAAACAGCTAGCGGTAATTTCAAGGGGAACCGTAGATACTATTCCTGAAGAGGAGCTTAAGAAAAAGCTGATGAAATCTGTGGTAACGGGTGAACCGCTGCGTGTTAAGCTTGGCCTTGACCCGTCTGCGCCTGATATACATGTGGGTCACACGGTCGTGCTGCATAAACTACGCCAGTTCCAGGAATTGGGTCATGAGGTTCAGCTTATCATCGGAGATTTCACAGGACGAATCGGTGACCCGACCGGAAAGTCGGAAACCCGGAAGCAGCTGACAGAAGAAGACGTTAAGCTTAATGCCGAAACATACCAGAAGCAAATATTCAAAATCCTGGATGCTGACAAGACGCGCGTATACTACAACTCCGAGTGGCTTAGCCCGATGACGTTTGCGGATGTCATTAATTTGGGGGCAAAGGTGACGGTTGCCCGAATGCTGGAGCGGGATGATTTTCAAAAACGGTACAGCAACGGGCTGCCGATCAGCATTCACGAGTTCTTCTACCCGTTAATGCAAGGGATGGACTCTGTGGCGCTTAAAACGGATATCGAGCTTGGCGGCACAGACCAGACCTTCAATCTGCTGATGGGACGTACGCTTCAGAAGGAATACAGTGCCGAAGCGCAAATCGCAGTTACGCTTCCGCTGCTTGAAGGCTTAGACGGCGTTCAGAAGATGAGTAAGAGCCTTGGCAATTATATCGGGATCGATGAGGAGCCGAATGAAATCTATGGTAAAGCGATGTCCGTTCCGGATGAGCTGATGCTGAAATACTACGAGCTTGCGACAGATCTAACCAACGAAGAACTGTCTGAGCTGAAGCAGGGATTAAATGATGGAAACATACATCCGCGTGATGCAAAAATGCGTCTGGCAGCCACATTTGTTCGTATGTATCATGGAACGGAAGCGGCAGGGGCAGCCCAGCAGCATTTTGTGACGGTATTCCAGCAGCGAGCCCTTCCGGAAGATATTGAAGAGCATGTCATTTCCGCCGGAGAGTTCGAAAATGGAAAAATACGCTTGATCAGGCTGTTGACTTTGTTAGGTTTTGCTGTATCTAATGCGGATGCGAGACGCAGTATCCAGCAGGGAGCAGTCAGGCTGAACGAAGTGAAGCTGGAAGATCCAAACGCGGAAGTAGCGCTGCAGGATGGCGATGTCATTCAATCCGGTAAACGGAAATTTGCGAAAATTAAATTGGGTTAA
- the rpsD gene encoding 30S ribosomal protein S4 encodes MARYTGPKFKLSRRLGISLSGTGKELKRPFPPGQHGPNQRRKVSNYGMQLAEKQKLRHMYGLGEKQFSTLFHRAQKMQGIAGENFMFLLESRLDNLVYRLGFANSRAGSRQLVSHGHVTVNGKKVDIASYMVNTGDVIGLRERSRSLSSIKEALENRSHLPGYLEYNDTALEGKFIRLPERSELSQDIDEKQIVEFYNR; translated from the coding sequence ATGGCACGTTACACTGGTCCTAAATTTAAATTGAGTCGCCGTCTGGGCATCTCCCTGAGCGGTACTGGCAAAGAATTGAAGCGTCCTTTTCCTCCAGGACAACATGGTCCTAACCAACGGAGAAAAGTAAGCAACTACGGTATGCAGCTCGCTGAAAAACAAAAACTGCGTCATATGTACGGTTTGGGTGAAAAGCAGTTCAGCACCCTCTTCCACAGAGCACAAAAAATGCAAGGTATCGCTGGTGAGAACTTCATGTTCCTGCTGGAAAGCCGCCTGGACAACCTCGTTTACCGTCTTGGTTTTGCTAACTCCCGTGCAGGCTCACGTCAGCTGGTATCCCACGGTCACGTTACTGTAAACGGCAAAAAGGTTGACATTGCTTCTTACATGGTGAACACTGGGGACGTAATCGGCCTTCGTGAAAGAAGCCGCAGCCTTTCTTCTATTAAAGAAGCTTTGGAAAACCGCAGCCATCTTCCAGGCTACCTGGAATACAATGATACAGCTTTGGAAGGCAAATTTATCCGTTTGCCTGAGCGTTCTGAGCTTTCCCAAGATATCGACGAAAAACAAATCGTCGAATTCTACAACCGTTAA
- a CDS encoding sensor domain-containing diguanylate cyclase, which translates to MSEHQQDFSRHQSLFQTNIEVASPSESSDLWLKEMDISQYDLPYVREVLQQSFVDWRKETGSLPLSKHSKWAMIDHEGAYISGEEMVYSLLEGPHAGLLQHCLLSHELVYDVIEHADYPMLTGQVLCMVPILSRSGQLVISVLACVLPKHISDSSGLDAIEATALHYHSCFFRRYEYIFVSDVMKIQKNTEREASRRSILFQIMQRMHDQIDVDTVLTEVIDSIAMLYPSIQLSLLMSQDHQHSNPKVKPLVFHPWGEDICVRAFMDGRLMIQDCKEPGKENYVEMSIPLGGKQGIYGVFHLKMTRELKEDLDLQLITMMIDTAGNAFENAKLYEQSNLLIHELRLINELTQRLNQSLQLSDIYQFANEELLNIFNADYSCFLQYNEERNMLEVMSCNVPSLSKDIFNRDYGFGGLVFEKKEPVILSDYHLNTKVSSKLMEVTGSQSLIATPLTVNGKVMGAILLTHRSPHFFSYDNYRLLQTLASHIGLSVSNALLHAELRRMANRDMLTDMYARHYLDEAIQEYQANDFCGSLIVVDIDQFKQVNDTYGHQKGDKILKQVSEIVKTSIRPEDIPARWGGEELAVYLPQMGVHQAMKVAEVIRSRVAQETDPGVTVSSGIAEWCIIDELVSVDSLFYRADMALYRAKNSGRNQIQIENMNE; encoded by the coding sequence ATGTCAGAACATCAACAGGATTTTTCCAGACATCAAAGTTTATTTCAGACAAATATTGAGGTGGCGTCTCCTAGCGAGTCTTCTGATTTATGGCTGAAGGAGATGGACATTTCCCAGTATGACCTACCTTACGTCCGTGAGGTTCTTCAGCAGTCCTTTGTGGATTGGCGAAAGGAAACCGGCTCTCTGCCTCTATCGAAGCATTCGAAGTGGGCAATGATTGATCATGAGGGAGCTTACATCTCTGGAGAGGAAATGGTATATTCGCTGCTGGAAGGACCGCATGCGGGGCTTCTCCAGCACTGTTTGCTGTCCCATGAACTGGTTTACGACGTGATAGAGCATGCGGACTATCCGATGCTTACGGGACAGGTTCTTTGCATGGTTCCAATTTTGTCACGCAGCGGGCAGCTGGTGATCTCTGTACTGGCATGTGTGCTGCCGAAGCATATTTCCGACAGTTCCGGGCTGGATGCGATCGAAGCGACAGCGCTGCATTATCATTCCTGTTTTTTCAGGCGTTATGAATACATATTTGTCTCCGATGTCATGAAGATTCAAAAGAATACCGAACGAGAAGCAAGCAGAAGGTCGATTCTTTTTCAAATTATGCAGCGCATGCATGATCAGATTGACGTGGATACCGTACTTACAGAGGTGATCGACAGTATTGCCATGCTGTATCCGTCCATCCAGCTCAGTCTATTGATGTCTCAGGATCATCAGCACAGCAATCCGAAAGTCAAACCATTGGTGTTTCATCCCTGGGGCGAGGATATATGTGTACGTGCTTTTATGGACGGACGCCTTATGATTCAGGACTGCAAGGAACCCGGTAAAGAGAATTACGTGGAAATGAGCATACCGCTTGGAGGCAAGCAGGGGATTTACGGTGTATTTCATTTGAAAATGACGCGGGAGCTTAAGGAAGATCTTGATCTGCAGCTGATTACGATGATGATTGACACGGCCGGAAATGCTTTTGAAAATGCGAAGCTGTATGAGCAATCCAATTTATTGATCCATGAGCTTCGGCTGATCAATGAACTGACGCAACGGCTGAACCAGAGCCTTCAGCTTTCTGATATTTATCAGTTCGCCAATGAAGAGCTTCTGAATATTTTTAATGCGGACTACAGCTGCTTTCTCCAGTACAATGAAGAGCGCAATATGCTTGAGGTGATGTCCTGTAACGTGCCGTCGCTTTCAAAAGATATTTTCAACAGGGATTATGGTTTTGGTGGTCTTGTGTTCGAGAAAAAAGAGCCGGTCATTTTGTCGGACTACCATTTGAACACCAAGGTATCCTCCAAGCTGATGGAAGTTACTGGATCCCAATCGTTAATTGCAACGCCGCTGACGGTAAACGGAAAGGTTATGGGAGCGATTTTGCTGACACACCGCAGCCCGCATTTCTTTTCCTACGATAACTACCGGCTCCTGCAAACGCTCGCGAGTCATATCGGTCTGTCAGTAAGCAACGCGCTGCTGCATGCGGAGCTGAGACGGATGGCTAACCGGGACATGCTGACGGATATGTATGCCCGCCATTACCTGGATGAAGCGATTCAGGAATACCAGGCGAACGATTTTTGCGGTTCTCTGATCGTCGTAGATATTGACCAGTTCAAGCAGGTGAATGATACCTATGGACATCAGAAGGGCGATAAAATCCTGAAACAGGTCAGCGAGATTGTGAAAACCTCCATTAGGCCTGAGGATATTCCCGCGCGCTGGGGCGGAGAGGAGCTAGCCGTATATCTGCCGCAGATGGGCGTTCACCAGGCGATGAAGGTGGCCGAGGTCATCCGGTCGCGGGTAGCTCAGGAAACTGACCCGGGTGTGACCGTTTCGAGCGGGATCGCTGAATGGTGCATCATTGATGAACTGGTCAGCGTGGACAGTCTCTTTTATCGGGCTGACATGGCTTTATACCGCGCTAAAAACAGCGGCCGCAATCAGATTCAAATCGAAAATATGAATGAATAA
- a CDS encoding aminopeptidase has protein sequence MRDPRIKKLAENLVGYSVNVQPGENVLVEMIGNERDLLKAVIEEVHKRGGNPFVELTDRSVQRAMLMNATEEMVKTWGELDLERMKKMDCYIGIRAGENVNDLSDVPDEKMRLYNTLYNHPVHSGQRVNHTKWVVLRYPNASMAQLSNKSTEAFEDFYFDVCNLDYAKMDKAQDPLAELMRKTDKVRIVGPGTDLSFSIKNIGATKCAGEKNIPDGEVYSAPVRDSVNGTISYNSSTVYQGITFENIKFTFKDGKIVEATSNETERLNQILDSDEGARYIGEFAIGFNPYILHPMKDILFDEKIAGSIHFTPGQAYEDCDNGNRSSIHWDIVLIQRPDYGGGEIYFDDVLIRKDGIFVIDELKGLNPDQLV, from the coding sequence ATGCGTGATCCAAGAATTAAGAAGCTTGCGGAAAATCTGGTGGGCTATTCAGTAAACGTTCAGCCGGGTGAAAATGTTCTGGTCGAAATGATCGGTAATGAGCGTGATTTGCTAAAAGCGGTAATCGAAGAGGTACATAAACGCGGAGGTAATCCGTTTGTCGAGTTGACGGACCGTTCGGTTCAGCGCGCCATGCTCATGAATGCCACAGAAGAAATGGTAAAGACATGGGGAGAGCTTGATCTGGAACGTATGAAAAAAATGGACTGCTACATCGGTATCCGTGCCGGTGAAAACGTGAATGATCTGTCTGATGTGCCGGATGAGAAAATGCGTTTGTACAACACGCTGTACAACCACCCTGTTCACAGTGGGCAACGCGTAAACCATACCAAATGGGTCGTTCTCCGCTATCCGAATGCAAGTATGGCACAATTGTCCAATAAGAGCACAGAAGCTTTTGAGGACTTCTATTTTGACGTGTGCAATCTGGATTATGCCAAAATGGACAAGGCACAGGATCCTCTTGCCGAGCTGATGAGAAAAACGGATAAAGTCCGCATTGTGGGACCTGGAACAGATCTCAGCTTCTCAATCAAAAACATCGGTGCGACTAAATGCGCCGGCGAGAAAAATATTCCTGACGGTGAAGTGTACAGCGCTCCTGTTCGTGACTCCGTTAATGGTACGATCAGCTACAATTCAAGTACGGTTTACCAGGGCATTACCTTTGAAAATATTAAATTCACGTTCAAAGACGGCAAAATTGTCGAAGCTACAAGTAACGAAACCGAGCGTCTGAACCAAATTCTCGATTCCGATGAAGGTGCGCGTTATATCGGAGAGTTTGCCATCGGCTTTAACCCGTATATTTTGCATCCGATGAAGGATATTCTGTTCGATGAGAAAATCGCGGGCAGCATTCACTTCACACCAGGACAGGCCTATGAGGATTGCGACAATGGCAACCGTTCGTCCATTCACTGGGATATCGTTTTGATCCAGCGTCCGGATTACGGCGGCGGCGAAATCTATTTTGACGATGTGTTGATCCGCAAAGACGGTATTTTCGTAATTGATGAGCTGAAAGGCCTGAACCCGGACCAATTGGTTTAA
- a CDS encoding HPr family phosphocarrier protein: MSSNNAAVVEIAQTAGQFTSSIVLQADNKYIDVKSILGLFTTLVSNKGYELHVHGPDADEAKAAMQEVFAKHSLKVELVEE, translated from the coding sequence ATGTCCAGTAATAATGCAGCTGTTGTGGAAATCGCCCAAACGGCGGGCCAGTTTACTTCGTCAATCGTGCTTCAGGCTGACAACAAGTACATTGATGTAAAGAGCATTCTGGGTTTGTTTACGACCCTTGTTAGCAATAAAGGCTATGAGCTTCACGTTCATGGACCGGATGCGGATGAGGCTAAAGCGGCTATGCAGGAAGTGTTTGCTAAACACAGCCTCAAAGTTGAGCTTGTAGAAGAATAA
- a CDS encoding YlaN family protein, with the protein MTSSELQEQLNMKAISLLQEDADKIQKLIEVQMENLATRYCPLYEEVLDTQMYGFSRQVDFAVRAGLLPELTGKQLVSQLERNLAILYEALNNKEA; encoded by the coding sequence ATGACTTCTTCTGAGCTGCAGGAACAGTTGAACATGAAAGCAATTAGTCTTCTGCAAGAAGATGCAGATAAAATACAGAAGCTGATCGAAGTACAAATGGAGAATCTGGCAACCCGCTATTGCCCTCTCTATGAGGAAGTGCTGGACACCCAGATGTACGGATTTTCAAGACAAGTTGACTTTGCGGTAAGAGCTGGACTTTTGCCTGAACTTACTGGCAAACAGCTTGTCAGCCAGCTTGAACGTAATCTGGCCATCCTTTACGAGGCCTTGAATAACAAGGAAGCATAA
- the cax gene encoding calcium/proton exchanger encodes MKKWLSPFLLIAFFILSAIAHYAGWDPIVQFILAAISVIFVAGFLGKATENVAHYAGQRLGGFLNATFGNAAELIIAIFLVKEGLFDMVKASLTGSIIGNLLLVLGLSIFAGGAKFKIQSFNVSLAGMNGSLMIVAVIALFVPAVFLNTHSITTSDTKTLSLIVAGILIVAYIAWLIFSMITHKNYLSDVSEDSDEELPHEHAPEWTKGKAILYLIIATVMVAFVSEWLVGTLETFTTRFGLSELFVGAFLVAIIGNAAEHSAAIMLAMKNKIGAAVEIAVGSSLQIALFVAPVLVFASYFFGNTMNLVFTTIELLAIGVAVFIAKSIIQDGKTNWYEGLLLLVVYLILGVSFFMV; translated from the coding sequence TTGAAAAAATGGTTGAGCCCTTTTTTACTGATTGCATTTTTTATTCTTAGTGCAATAGCACACTATGCGGGCTGGGATCCTATAGTCCAATTCATCCTGGCAGCCATTTCTGTAATCTTCGTGGCGGGGTTCCTGGGTAAAGCGACCGAGAATGTAGCTCATTACGCAGGTCAACGTCTGGGCGGTTTCTTGAACGCAACCTTCGGTAACGCTGCCGAGTTGATTATCGCCATCTTCCTCGTCAAAGAGGGTCTGTTCGATATGGTGAAGGCCAGTTTGACCGGTTCCATTATCGGCAATTTGCTTCTCGTGCTTGGTTTGAGCATTTTTGCGGGCGGAGCTAAATTCAAGATACAAAGCTTTAACGTTTCCCTTGCCGGTATGAACGGCTCGCTGATGATTGTGGCGGTCATTGCCCTGTTTGTTCCTGCGGTATTCCTGAACACGCATTCGATTACCACAAGTGATACCAAAACGCTCAGTTTGATTGTAGCCGGTATATTAATCGTAGCTTATATTGCCTGGCTTATCTTCTCCATGATCACACATAAAAATTACCTATCCGATGTGTCAGAAGATTCCGATGAAGAACTGCCGCATGAGCACGCTCCGGAATGGACCAAGGGCAAGGCCATCCTGTATCTGATCATTGCTACCGTGATGGTAGCTTTTGTGAGTGAATGGCTGGTCGGCACACTTGAAACATTCACAACCCGTTTCGGTCTCAGCGAACTGTTTGTCGGTGCCTTCCTGGTAGCTATCATTGGGAATGCAGCCGAGCATAGCGCGGCAATTATGCTCGCGATGAAGAACAAAATTGGAGCAGCTGTGGAAATCGCCGTAGGCAGCAGCTTGCAGATCGCCTTATTTGTGGCTCCGGTGCTTGTGTTCGCCAGTTATTTCTTCGGCAATACCATGAATCTAGTATTTACCACCATCGAGCTTCTAGCTATCGGAGTCGCCGTCTTTATTGCCAAGTCGATCATCCAGGACGGGAAAACCAACTGGTATGAAGGGCTGCTGCTGCTGGTCGTGTATCTGATTCTCGGTGTTTCCTTCTTCATGGTGTAA
- a CDS encoding Asp23/Gls24 family envelope stress response protein gives MTEQLQLETGTIRISDDVVSKIAGLAALETPGIAAMSGGLSEGWAKRLSGKNVQKGVTVEVGQLEAAIDLRIIVLYETPIHEVCRMLQQNVREAVESMTGLRVVEVNVKVEGVAFKDDEIEDIPSRAK, from the coding sequence ATGACTGAACAGCTTCAACTGGAGACGGGAACGATCCGGATATCGGATGATGTCGTATCGAAAATCGCCGGTTTGGCGGCTCTGGAAACCCCCGGCATTGCTGCAATGTCCGGCGGATTATCCGAAGGATGGGCCAAACGCCTGAGCGGAAAAAATGTACAGAAGGGCGTCACCGTGGAAGTGGGGCAGCTTGAAGCTGCAATCGATCTGCGGATCATCGTTTTGTATGAAACACCAATTCATGAGGTTTGCCGCATGCTGCAACAAAACGTGCGGGAAGCAGTCGAAAGCATGACAGGTCTTCGAGTCGTGGAAGTCAACGTCAAGGTTGAAGGCGTCGCTTTCAAGGATGATGAAATTGAAGACATTCCATCCCGAGCAAAATAA
- the ftsW gene encoding putative lipid II flippase FtsW — MNQKKPQPKKRGTPDFQLLILTFLLVGFGLVMVFSASSSLTISSSKFNNDPLYFTKKQFVWAMLGTFVMFVSMNIHYSKYKKLFVPLFIVTVIMLAIVPFTKSVNGARSWLGIAGLGIQPTELAKIAIILYLSALIVKKGERFRDLRTGYIPVMVIVGFVAGLIMMQPDLGSTLILVATSAIIIYAGGASLKHMLASAALLILGASLVLGANYLIKSIAHSDEPQTQSSNYKMGRISAWIDPYQDEKGDGYNLIQSLTAIGNGQLTGTGFGKSIQKLNYIKNPYNDFIFPVMAEEFGFIGTSLFLLVYIYFIWRGIIIALRCTDPFGTLVGIGIMGLFAIQAFVNIGGVSQTIPLTGVTLPFISYGGTSLLIMMFAMGIMLSISRQSNQPVQQEVVKSVNIKRDYRRSV, encoded by the coding sequence ATGAATCAGAAAAAACCCCAACCCAAGAAGAGAGGGACGCCGGATTTCCAACTGCTTATCCTTACTTTTTTGTTGGTCGGTTTTGGGCTGGTGATGGTGTTCAGTGCCAGTTCAAGTCTCACCATTTCCAGCAGTAAATTCAATAATGATCCGCTTTATTTCACGAAAAAACAGTTCGTTTGGGCTATGCTTGGCACATTTGTGATGTTTGTCTCGATGAACATCCATTACAGCAAGTATAAGAAGCTCTTTGTCCCACTGTTTATCGTTACGGTGATCATGCTTGCGATCGTGCCTTTTACAAAAAGCGTCAATGGAGCTCGAAGCTGGTTGGGCATTGCAGGTCTGGGAATCCAGCCGACAGAGCTAGCCAAAATCGCGATCATTCTCTACCTCTCCGCCTTGATCGTCAAGAAGGGAGAACGTTTCAGGGATTTGAGGACAGGCTATATTCCCGTTATGGTGATTGTCGGTTTTGTGGCAGGACTAATCATGATGCAGCCGGATCTGGGTTCAACCCTGATTCTCGTAGCGACCAGCGCGATCATTATCTATGCAGGTGGCGCCAGCTTGAAGCATATGCTCGCCTCGGCCGCCCTGCTGATCCTTGGAGCCAGCCTGGTGCTCGGTGCCAATTATTTGATCAAATCGATTGCGCACAGTGATGAGCCCCAGACGCAGTCCAGCAATTACAAAATGGGAAGAATCTCGGCATGGATTGATCCGTACCAGGATGAGAAGGGCGACGGCTACAATCTCATTCAGTCTTTGACCGCCATCGGAAACGGACAGCTTACGGGCACCGGCTTCGGGAAAAGCATTCAAAAGCTGAATTATATTAAAAACCCGTACAATGACTTTATCTTCCCTGTCATGGCAGAGGAATTCGGGTTCATTGGAACGAGCCTCTTCCTGCTTGTATACATTTATTTCATATGGCGAGGAATCATCATCGCGCTCAGGTGTACCGATCCCTTTGGAACGCTCGTCGGCATCGGCATCATGGGACTTTTCGCGATTCAGGCCTTCGTCAATATTGGTGGTGTGTCGCAGACGATTCCGCTGACCGGGGTTACGCTTCCTTTTATCAGTTACGGAGGAACCTCCCTGCTCATCATGATGTTTGCCATGGGAATCATGCTCAGTATCTCAAGACAAAGCAACCAGCCTGTTCAGCAGGAGGTTGTGAAGTCCGTAAATATTAAAAGAGACTACCGGAGGTCCGTGTAG
- a CDS encoding YugN family protein — protein sequence MIFENTGLVGLKSDLVFMDEVAEKTGFVRWQWEYFRATYEYKIEDTDTNSEYFVRMNTRAVEGKLEKPDTVLEIEAVYMGKATFPHGLEYESPIPSKILNTANKKIQQFKAALEA from the coding sequence ATGATTTTTGAAAATACAGGACTTGTCGGACTGAAAAGCGACTTGGTATTTATGGATGAAGTTGCCGAAAAAACAGGATTTGTACGTTGGCAGTGGGAGTACTTCCGTGCTACATACGAATATAAAATCGAAGACACAGATACCAATTCCGAATACTTTGTGCGCATGAACACACGCGCTGTTGAAGGTAAGCTGGAAAAGCCGGATACCGTGCTCGAAATCGAAGCCGTTTACATGGGAAAAGCCACCTTCCCTCATGGCTTGGAATACGAATCCCCGATTCCTTCCAAGATTCTTAACACGGCCAATAAAAAAATTCAGCAATTCAAAGCCGCTCTGGAAGCCTAA
- a CDS encoding M20 family metallopeptidase, whose translation MREEALLNALQPQMVEWRRYLHRHPELSYHEEKTSQFISGTLRELGLEVSTRVDGGHGVLAILKGGKPGKTVALRADMDALPIQDEKSCEYSSEVEGVMHACGHDGHTSTLLAVAAYFCQRQKDVQGEVRFIFQPAEEVCPGGAQGMIEAGVLQGVDVIYGVHLWTPFAAGTAASAPGPLMAAADEFFIDILGKGGHGGMPHVTVDSVVAGAALVMQLQSIVSRTVDPLKPAVVTIGTIKGGSAQNVIAESCRITGTVRTFDEETRELIRTRIEEISHLTAKTYGAEAKVDYLMGYPPLVNDEDETGRFFREAPSIFGAENVAQCEKIMPAEDFSYYLQQIPGCFMFVGAGNASIQAIYPHHHPRFDFDETAMLSAAKLMVTMTQSYQGWE comes from the coding sequence ATGAGAGAAGAGGCATTGTTAAATGCACTGCAGCCGCAAATGGTGGAGTGGAGACGCTATCTGCACCGCCATCCGGAGCTTTCGTACCATGAAGAGAAAACATCGCAATTTATTTCCGGGACACTGCGGGAGCTTGGACTTGAGGTCTCTACACGCGTTGACGGCGGCCATGGCGTTCTGGCCATTTTAAAGGGCGGCAAGCCGGGTAAGACCGTGGCGCTTCGTGCCGATATGGATGCACTGCCGATCCAGGATGAGAAATCCTGTGAATATTCTTCCGAAGTGGAAGGCGTCATGCATGCTTGCGGTCACGATGGTCATACCTCGACGCTGCTTGCGGTGGCTGCATATTTTTGTCAGCGTCAAAAGGATGTGCAAGGAGAAGTTCGTTTCATCTTCCAGCCGGCAGAAGAAGTATGTCCCGGTGGCGCTCAAGGCATGATTGAAGCCGGGGTCCTGCAGGGAGTCGATGTCATTTATGGGGTTCATTTGTGGACGCCATTTGCGGCAGGTACGGCGGCAAGCGCACCGGGACCGCTTATGGCGGCGGCGGATGAGTTTTTTATAGATATACTGGGTAAGGGCGGCCATGGCGGAATGCCGCATGTAACCGTTGACAGCGTAGTTGCGGGAGCGGCGCTTGTCATGCAGCTGCAGAGCATCGTCAGCCGTACGGTAGACCCATTAAAGCCGGCTGTTGTGACGATTGGCACCATTAAGGGAGGAAGCGCGCAAAACGTCATTGCCGAATCCTGCCGCATTACAGGAACGGTACGCACCTTTGATGAAGAGACGCGGGAGCTGATCCGCACCCGGATCGAAGAAATCAGCCATTTGACGGCCAAAACCTATGGTGCAGAGGCAAAAGTCGATTATCTGATGGGTTATCCTCCGCTTGTGAATGACGAGGACGAGACCGGGCGTTTTTTTCGGGAAGCACCAAGCATATTTGGAGCGGAAAATGTAGCTCAGTGTGAAAAAATTATGCCTGCGGAGGATTTCTCCTACTACCTGCAGCAAATACCAGGCTGCTTTATGTTCGTCGGTGCAGGCAACGCAAGCATCCAAGCGATCTACCCGCATCATCATCCCCGTTTCGATTTTGATGAAACGGCGATGCTGAGCGCAGCCAAGCTTATGGTGACAATGACTCAGTCTTATCAGGGCTGGGAGTAG